A region from the uncultured Draconibacterium sp. genome encodes:
- a CDS encoding LytTR family DNA-binding domain-containing protein, protein MNTLLLGFIGPQEIIVFLFIILIPGALFGVLVIVLIRYLIQKRKATQNAVHPTANNQQESIILTENIKEYYPVKEGNRITLIRFDEIVDLSAGNNYVFLTDLSGREYVLDSTLSELEQKFPKEFIRIHKSTVVNKLLIHEVKKLGNGRFDLVMKCEKERVVSCSKSYNDKIRDLIHF, encoded by the coding sequence TTTTTATTATTTTAATTCCGGGTGCACTGTTTGGTGTGCTGGTAATTGTTCTGATCAGGTACCTGATACAAAAACGTAAGGCAACTCAAAACGCGGTACACCCAACAGCAAATAATCAGCAGGAGTCTATAATTCTTACAGAAAACATAAAGGAGTATTATCCGGTGAAAGAAGGGAATAGAATTACGCTTATTCGTTTTGATGAAATTGTGGATTTGTCGGCAGGAAATAATTATGTTTTTCTTACTGATCTTAGTGGAAGAGAATATGTGCTTGACAGTACTTTGTCTGAATTGGAGCAAAAATTTCCGAAAGAATTTATTCGTATCCATAAATCAACAGTGGTAAATAAACTATTAATTCATGAGGTTAAGAAACTGGGAAACGGCAGGTTTGACTTGGTAATGAAGTGTGAAAAGGAAAGAGTCGTGTCGTGCAGTAAGAGTTACAATGATAAAATCCGGGATTTAATTCACTTTTAA
- a CDS encoding adenosylcobalamin-dependent ribonucleoside-diphosphate reductase yields the protein MAVNEVSVKAPAGKKIYAQDEAVNASLDYFKGDDLAARVWVNKYALKDSFGNIFELTPDDMHKRLAKEIARIEERYANPLTEEEIYSVLKDFKYIVPQGGPMTGIGNDYQIASLSNCFVVGNDGDSDSYGGIMKIDQEQVQLMKRRGGVGHDLSHIRPKGSPVKNSALTSTGIVPFMERYSNSTREVAQDGRRGALMLSVSIKHPDSESFIDAKMEQGKVTGANVSVKIQDDFMKAVEAETSYVQQYPIKGKAQYTKETDATKLWKKIVKNAWKSAEPGILFWDTIINESVPDCYADLGYRTVSTNPCGEIPLCPYDSCRLLAINLYSYVENPFTKEAKFNFELFKEHIHYAQRIMDDIIDLELEKIDAILEKVEEDPEGEEIKFTELNLWRNIRRKAKEGRRTGIGITAEGDMLAALGLRYGSDNATDFSEEIHKTIAIEAYRSSVHLAKDRGAFTIYDAEREKNNPLVNRIKQADSALYEKMVKYGRRNIALLTIAPTGTTSLMTQTTSGIEPVFLPVYKRRRKVNPNDKDVRVDFIDEIGDHWEEYTVFHHHFKTWMQANGIDTTRDYSQEELDKMVEKSPYYKATSNDVDWLNKVRMQGRIQKWVDHSISVTINLPADVKEELVGKLYFEAWKSGCKGVTVYRDGSRSGVLISNDDNKKKEDKGAFPTKRPEMLEADVVRFQNNKEKWIAFIGLMDGKPYEIFTGLHDDEDGILLPRSVTKGYIIKSWEGDDSRYDFQYINKRGYKTTIEGLSHKFNPVFWNYAKLISGTLRHGMPIHKIVELVTSLQLDNETINSWKAGVARALKKFIPDGTIAEDAKCGECGSDEVVYQEGCLTCLSCGCSKCG from the coding sequence ATGGCAGTAAACGAAGTATCTGTAAAAGCCCCTGCGGGCAAAAAAATTTACGCTCAGGATGAAGCAGTAAATGCCTCGCTCGATTACTTCAAAGGAGACGATTTGGCAGCAAGAGTATGGGTAAACAAATATGCCCTAAAAGATTCGTTCGGAAATATTTTTGAGTTAACGCCCGACGATATGCATAAACGACTTGCTAAAGAAATCGCACGTATTGAAGAACGCTACGCAAATCCGTTAACCGAGGAAGAAATCTACAGCGTTTTAAAAGATTTCAAATACATTGTTCCGCAAGGCGGACCAATGACCGGTATTGGAAACGACTACCAAATCGCTTCGCTATCGAATTGTTTTGTTGTTGGTAACGACGGCGATTCAGATTCGTACGGAGGAATTATGAAAATTGACCAGGAACAGGTTCAATTAATGAAACGACGCGGAGGCGTGGGGCACGACCTTTCACACATTCGCCCAAAAGGCTCGCCGGTAAAAAACTCGGCGCTTACATCAACTGGTATTGTTCCTTTTATGGAACGCTACTCCAATTCAACACGCGAAGTTGCTCAAGACGGCCGTCGCGGAGCGTTGATGCTTTCTGTATCAATAAAGCACCCCGACTCGGAAAGTTTTATCGATGCAAAAATGGAGCAGGGTAAAGTTACAGGCGCAAATGTTTCGGTAAAAATTCAGGACGACTTTATGAAAGCGGTTGAAGCCGAAACAAGCTATGTACAGCAATACCCTATAAAAGGAAAAGCACAGTACACTAAAGAAACCGATGCTACCAAACTTTGGAAAAAGATTGTAAAAAATGCCTGGAAATCAGCCGAGCCAGGAATTCTGTTCTGGGACACCATAATTAACGAATCTGTTCCGGACTGCTATGCCGACCTTGGTTACCGCACCGTTTCAACCAATCCTTGTGGCGAAATTCCTTTATGCCCATACGACAGCTGCCGTTTATTAGCCATCAACCTGTACTCATACGTAGAAAATCCATTTACAAAAGAAGCCAAATTCAATTTCGAATTGTTTAAAGAACACATTCATTATGCACAGCGCATTATGGACGACATTATCGATCTTGAACTGGAAAAAATTGATGCCATTCTGGAAAAAGTTGAGGAAGACCCGGAAGGAGAAGAAATTAAATTTACCGAACTTAACCTTTGGAGAAACATCCGCCGCAAAGCAAAAGAAGGCCGCCGTACAGGTATTGGTATTACTGCCGAAGGAGATATGCTGGCTGCATTGGGCTTACGCTACGGAAGCGATAATGCCACTGATTTTTCGGAAGAGATACACAAAACTATTGCCATTGAAGCCTACCGCTCGTCGGTACACCTGGCCAAAGACCGTGGCGCCTTTACCATTTACGATGCCGAACGCGAAAAAAACAATCCGTTGGTAAACCGTATTAAACAAGCCGATTCGGCTTTGTACGAAAAAATGGTGAAATACGGCCGCCGCAATATTGCTCTTTTAACCATTGCTCCAACAGGCACCACCAGCCTGATGACACAAACAACATCCGGTATTGAGCCAGTATTCCTGCCGGTTTATAAACGTCGTCGGAAAGTAAACCCTAACGATAAAGACGTTCGTGTTGATTTTATTGATGAGATTGGCGACCATTGGGAAGAATACACTGTATTCCACCATCATTTTAAAACCTGGATGCAAGCCAACGGTATCGACACTACCCGTGATTACTCGCAGGAAGAGCTGGACAAAATGGTGGAAAAATCGCCATACTACAAAGCTACATCAAACGATGTTGACTGGCTAAATAAAGTACGCATGCAGGGAAGAATTCAGAAATGGGTAGACCACTCCATCTCTGTGACCATAAACCTTCCGGCCGATGTAAAAGAAGAGCTGGTGGGCAAACTGTATTTCGAAGCCTGGAAAAGTGGATGTAAAGGTGTTACGGTTTATCGCGACGGATCGCGCTCCGGTGTGTTAATCTCGAACGATGACAATAAGAAAAAAGAAGATAAGGGAGCTTTCCCTACAAAACGTCCGGAAATGCTGGAAGCCGATGTTGTTCGTTTTCAGAATAACAAGGAAAAATGGATTGCCTTTATTGGTTTGATGGACGGGAAACCTTATGAAATTTTTACAGGTTTACACGATGATGAAGATGGTATTTTGCTGCCACGCTCGGTAACAAAAGGATACATTATTAAAAGCTGGGAAGGTGACGACTCGCGCTACGATTTCCAATACATTAACAAACGAGGGTATAAAACAACCATCGAAGGGCTTTCTCACAAGTTTAACCCGGTGTTCTGGAACTATGCAAAACTAATTTCAGGAACATTGCGCCACGGTATGCCAATTCATAAAATTGTTGAACTGGTTACCAGCCTGCAATTGGATAACGAAACCATTAACTCGTGGAAAGCGGGTGTGGCACGTGCATTAAAGAAATTTATTCCTGACGGAACAATTGCTGAAGATGCCAAATGCGGCGAATGCGGCTCAGACGAAGTAGTTTACCAGGAAGGATGTTTAACTTGCCTTTCTTGTGGCTGCTCCAAATGTGGGTAA
- a CDS encoding glycosyltransferase N-terminal domain-containing protein, whose protein sequence is MMSILYNLGIFFYGAAIRVAALFNQKAGLFVKGRKNWKKKLKKAIDKEASYIWFHCASLGEFEQGRPVLEAIKNQYPEYKIILTFFSPSGYEIRKNYESADIILYLPMDSPKNAKEFIRLTQPEKAFFVKYEFWYNYISQLKAQQVPLYIISAIFRENQHFFKPTPWGKWYKKMLNNFQHIFIQNESSAQLLQNAGINHFTISGDTRFDRVAQIAKGAKKFEIVEKFKGETVTLIAGSTWKPDEELLAAFINNSNNIKFIIAPHEVTSANINRIQQLLKKPAICFSQAIISDINAYDVLIIDSIGKLSSLYQYGNIAYIGGGFGVGIHNILEAATFKLPVLFGPNYLKFKEAVDLVDKKGAFPVNNYSELKAALTKLLNENENLQKASEICKNYVEKNVGSTKLIINKVFNKN, encoded by the coding sequence ATGATGAGTATTCTTTACAATCTGGGCATATTTTTTTACGGAGCAGCTATACGCGTTGCAGCACTGTTTAACCAAAAGGCGGGGCTTTTTGTGAAAGGCCGAAAAAACTGGAAGAAAAAACTGAAAAAAGCAATTGACAAAGAAGCTTCATACATTTGGTTTCATTGTGCATCGTTGGGCGAATTTGAGCAAGGGCGACCGGTACTTGAAGCAATAAAAAATCAATACCCGGAATACAAAATCATTCTTACTTTCTTCTCTCCATCAGGATACGAAATCAGAAAAAACTATGAATCAGCAGATATAATTTTATACCTGCCCATGGATTCCCCAAAAAATGCAAAAGAATTTATCAGGCTTACACAACCCGAAAAGGCATTCTTTGTAAAATATGAATTTTGGTACAATTATATTTCGCAACTAAAAGCACAACAAGTTCCACTCTACATTATCTCAGCTATTTTCAGAGAAAATCAGCATTTTTTTAAACCCACGCCCTGGGGCAAGTGGTACAAAAAAATGCTAAACAACTTTCAACATATTTTTATCCAGAATGAATCATCGGCCCAACTTTTACAAAATGCCGGAATAAATCATTTTACCATTTCCGGCGATACCCGTTTTGATCGTGTTGCACAAATTGCAAAAGGTGCAAAAAAGTTCGAAATTGTGGAAAAATTTAAGGGCGAAACTGTAACCCTGATTGCCGGAAGTACCTGGAAGCCCGATGAGGAGCTGCTTGCAGCGTTTATTAACAACAGCAACAACATTAAGTTTATAATAGCGCCACACGAGGTAACTTCGGCTAATATTAACAGAATTCAACAATTGTTAAAAAAACCGGCCATTTGTTTTAGCCAGGCCATAATTTCCGACATAAACGCATACGATGTGTTAATAATTGATTCTATCGGGAAATTATCATCGCTCTACCAGTATGGAAACATAGCATACATAGGGGGTGGCTTTGGTGTAGGTATTCACAATATACTAGAAGCAGCCACTTTTAAACTACCTGTTTTATTCGGCCCAAACTACCTAAAATTTAAAGAAGCTGTTGATCTGGTAGATAAAAAAGGTGCTTTCCCCGTAAACAATTATAGCGAACTGAAAGCTGCACTCACCAAGCTTTTAAACGAAAATGAGAACCTGCAAAAAGCTTCTGAAATTTGCAAAAATTACGTAGAAAAAAATGTGGGTTCTACAAAACTTATCATAAATAAAGTTTTTAACAAAAACTGA
- a CDS encoding lycopene cyclase domain-containing protein, with product MEIKNLSYLLLLLSYLVIPAGLSFQKKVRFVLRLKYLVPASIFAGAIFIMWDIRFVQMEIWSFNPDYLTGLELLKLPLEEWLSFFIIPLSSVYIYEWLKVRFEDFEKPNTGVIISLALLIATGICAYVFRTRMFTFFTFFLSAIYLAYTIFRNRFKKYYTKFYLTLAISLIPFLIVSAILNSFPTIIYNAAHVIGIGIFGVPVERIGYLFLLLLINVTIYEYLNNRRHY from the coding sequence ATGGAAATAAAAAACCTGTCGTACCTGTTGTTATTGCTCAGCTACCTTGTTATTCCGGCAGGGCTTAGCTTTCAAAAAAAAGTACGGTTTGTACTCAGATTAAAATACCTTGTTCCTGCATCAATTTTTGCCGGTGCCATTTTCATCATGTGGGACATCAGGTTCGTTCAAATGGAAATCTGGAGCTTTAATCCCGACTACCTGACAGGTCTCGAACTCCTGAAATTACCGCTTGAAGAATGGCTTTCATTTTTTATTATTCCCCTTTCATCGGTGTATATCTACGAATGGCTAAAGGTACGCTTTGAAGACTTTGAAAAACCGAATACCGGCGTGATTATTAGCCTTGCACTACTAATTGCAACAGGAATTTGTGCCTACGTATTTCGTACGCGTATGTTTACTTTTTTCACATTTTTTCTGTCGGCTATTTACCTGGCTTACACCATATTCCGCAACCGTTTTAAAAAATACTATACCAAATTTTATCTTACCCTGGCCATTTCTTTAATTCCTTTTCTAATCGTTTCAGCCATTTTAAATTCGTTCCCCACTATTATTTACAATGCAGCACATGTAATTGGGATAGGTATTTTTGGGGTACCGGTTGAACGAATTGGCTATTTATTTTTATTGTTATTAATAAACGTAACCATATACGAGTACCTGAATAATCGCAGGCATTACTGA